A stretch of the Solanum dulcamara chromosome 6, daSolDulc1.2, whole genome shotgun sequence genome encodes the following:
- the LOC129891613 gene encoding uncharacterized protein LOC129891613 has protein sequence MMENRSLCDDNMEEAEYVLLDLDDLPCEIHIPPNAPYVLSGLDTLNPILTIDGKIKLIGQYDETIGTCLVFNESDTPPVVHDEAGPSEANLFPGRPTLDPKQTKSKQIKPVTQLQKILKFRLLQNSETEDAREKPKED, from the exons ATGATGGAAAACCGGTCACTTTGTGATGATAACATGGAGGAAGCAGAGTATGTATTGCTTGATCTGGATGACCTTCCTTGTGAAATTCACATTCCCCCAAATGCACCATATGTTCTCTCG GGTCTTGACACATTGAATCCCATCTTGACCATCGATGGCAAAATCAAGCTG ATTGGACAGTATGATGAGACTATTGGGACATGCCTTGTTTTTAATGAAAGTG ATACCCCTCCAGTGGTCCATGATGAGGCGGGACCTTCTGAAGCTAACCTTTTCCCAGGAAGACCCACGTTAGATCCTAAGCAAACCAAGTCCAAGCAAATCAAGCCTGTAACACAGCTTCAAAAGATACTTAAATTCAGGTTGTTGCAGAACAGTGAAACTGAAGATGCAAGAGAGAAGCCGAAAGAAGATTAG
- the LOC129892518 gene encoding ultraviolet-B receptor UVR8 produces the protein MIYFDLDYKISTPSPSFSYSISSNFLTSDIFLIKCVNCFHFRLKNCFCDSFCGGEMGDRLRSTSMEDLPTHLILEILMSGRLAVIDLISLELTSRTFRGTHGLFPKKFKSLVDYAAFQLCGLSPIYASLRCNAQEELLKRCNYNWKRLLRFLQAVEQSSDMVETSAGNMQIRSGRYHTLLINDSAAYSCGSSLCGVLGHGPEATQCVEFTRISFPVPVQVAQVSASHNHAAFVTGSGQVFTCGDNSSYCCGHSDTGRPIFRPRMVEALKYIPVKQVAAGLSFTMFLTRKGHVFTCGTNGHGQLGHGDTSDRPTPTRIELLASIGSVVQIAAGPSYALAVSDDGTLYSFGSGTNFCLGHGEQQNELQPRAIQSFQRKGINVARVSAGDEHVVALDSTGYVYTWGKGYCGALGHGDEIDKTTPSHLTSLKSQLAVQVCASKRKTFVLVDDGSVYGFGWMGFGSLGFLDRGASDKVLKPRILESLRSHHISQISTGLYHTVVVTNCGRVFGFGDNERAQLGHDAVRGCLEPTEMFMEKSSIE, from the exons ATGATTTATTTCGACTTAGATTATAAGATTTCCACGCCAAGTCCTTCATTTTCTTACTCAATATCATCAAATTTTCTTACATCTGATATTTTCTTGATAAAGTGTGTCAATTGTTTTCATTTTCGTCTGAAAAATTGTTTTTGTGATTCTTTTTGTGGGGGGGAAATGGGGGATCGTTTGAGGTCAACTTCAATGGAGGATTTGCCAACACATTTGATTCTTGAAATATTGATGTCGGGTCGATTAGCTGTTATTGATTTAATAAGTTTAGAGCTAACTTCAAGGACTTTTAGGGGAACACATGGATTGTTTCCTAAAAAGTTCAAGTCTTTGGTAGATTATGCTGCTTTTCAGCTTTGTGGATTGAGTCCAATCTATGCTTCTCTGCGTTGTAATGCTCAGGAAGAACTATTGAAGCGATGTAACTACAATTGGAAGCGTCTTTTGAGGTTCTTGCAGGCTGTAGAACAGTCCTCTGATATGGTTGAAACCTCTGCAGGCAAT ATGCAAATAAGGAGTGGCAGGTATCACACACTGCTAATCAATGATTCAGCAGCATACTCTTGTGGTTCCAGTTTATGCGGCGTCCTTGGTCATGGGCCTGAAGCAACTCAGTGTGTGGAATTTACTCGAATTAGCTTTCCTGTTCCAGTACAAGTTGCCCAAGTTTCAGCTTCTCATAATCATGCTGCTTTTGTCACAGGGTCTGGACAG GTGTTCACATGTGGAGATAACTCATCATACTGTTGTGGGCATAGCGACACCGGACGCCCAATCTTCAGGCCAAGAATGGTTGAAGCATTGAAATATATTCCTGTCAAGCAG GTTGCTGCAGGTCtcagttttactatgtttctcACTAGGAAAGGTCATGTTTTCACATGCGGAACTAATGGACATGGTCAACTTGGTCATGGTGACACATCGGATAGGCCAACACCGACACGCATAGAACTGCTCGCATCTATTGGTTCTGTAGTTCAGATTGCTGCTGGTCCTAGTTATGCACTTGCGGTGTCTGATGATGGGACTCTGTACTCTTTTGGTTCGGGTACTAATTTCTGCCTTGGTCATGGAGAACAGCAGAATGAACTTCAGCCACGTGCAATCCAGTCGTTTCAGAGGAAGGGCATTAATGTGGCACGTGTTTCTGCTGGCGATGAGCATGTTGTGGCACTGGATTCCACTGGATAT GTCTATACTTGGGGGAAAGGTTATTGTGGTGCATTGGGGCATGGTGATGAGATTGATAAGACTACTCCATCACACTTGACCAGCCTTAAGAGCCAACTAGCAGTTCAG GTTTGTGCAAGCAAGAGGAAAACGTTTGTCCTGGTGGATGATGGTTCTGTTTATGGCTTTGGCTGGATGGGCTTTGGTAGCCTCGGATTCCTTGACAGAGGAGCATCAGATAAAGTTTTGAAGCCACGGATCCTAGAGAGCTTGAGATCCCACCACATATCTCAAATTAGCACTGGCTTATACCACACCGTTGTTGTCACAAATTGTGGACGAGTCTTTGGATTTGGAGACAACGAAAGAGCCCAACTTGGGCATGATGCAGTAAGGGGCTGCCTTGAACCTACTGAAATGTTTATGGAGAAATCAAGCATTGAGTAG